A genomic stretch from Aminobacter aminovorans includes:
- the argH gene encoding argininosuccinate lyase: protein MSDKKASNQMWGGRFASGPAAIMEAINASIGFDKKLYAQDIRGSVAHSVMLAETGIISADDQQKIAHGLNTILREIEEGKFAFSTRLEDIHMNVESRLAELIGPSAGRLHTARSRNDQVAVDFRLWVKDEFHRVAAALKGLIAAFLERAEQHASTVMPGFTHLQTAQPVTFGHHCMAYVEMFARDLSRVRDAVERMNESPLGAAALAGTGFPIDRFQTAKALGFREPTRNSLDSVSDRDYALEFLSIAAICATHLSRLAEEIVIWSTPQFGFVRLSDSYSTGSSIMPQKKNPDAAELVRAKTGRVNGHLIGLLTVMKGLPLTYSKDMQEDKEAVFDAAETLDLMLAAMTGMVGDMTINEQAMKKAAGSGYSTATDLADWLVRTLGMPFREAHHVTGRAVALAESKKVGLEKLALEDLKSIHDGITDDIFSVLSVQNSVKSRTSFGGTAPAEVKKQIRYWKKRLMKA, encoded by the coding sequence ATGAGCGACAAGAAGGCCAGCAACCAGATGTGGGGCGGACGTTTTGCCTCGGGCCCGGCTGCGATCATGGAGGCGATCAACGCCTCGATCGGCTTCGACAAGAAGCTTTACGCCCAGGATATAAGAGGTTCAGTCGCCCACTCCGTGATGCTGGCGGAAACGGGCATTATTTCGGCTGACGATCAACAGAAAATCGCTCACGGCCTGAACACGATCCTGCGAGAAATCGAGGAGGGCAAGTTCGCATTCTCGACCCGGCTCGAAGACATCCACATGAATGTCGAGTCGCGGCTCGCCGAGCTGATCGGCCCGTCTGCCGGGCGCCTGCACACAGCACGTTCGCGCAACGACCAGGTGGCCGTCGACTTCCGGCTCTGGGTCAAGGACGAGTTCCACCGTGTCGCCGCAGCACTGAAGGGGCTGATCGCGGCCTTCCTCGAACGCGCCGAACAACACGCCTCGACTGTCATGCCCGGGTTCACCCATCTGCAGACGGCGCAGCCGGTGACCTTCGGCCACCATTGCATGGCCTATGTCGAGATGTTCGCACGTGACCTCAGCCGCGTCCGCGACGCCGTCGAGCGCATGAACGAGAGCCCGCTGGGTGCAGCCGCCCTCGCCGGCACCGGCTTCCCGATCGACCGCTTCCAGACGGCCAAGGCGCTCGGCTTCCGCGAGCCGACACGCAACTCGCTCGACAGCGTCTCGGACCGTGACTACGCGCTCGAATTCCTGTCGATTGCCGCGATCTGCGCGACGCATCTGTCGCGCCTGGCTGAAGAGATCGTCATCTGGTCGACGCCGCAGTTCGGCTTCGTGCGCCTGTCGGACTCATACTCCACCGGTTCGTCGATCATGCCGCAGAAGAAGAACCCCGATGCCGCCGAACTGGTGCGCGCCAAGACCGGGCGCGTCAACGGCCACCTGATCGGCCTGTTGACGGTCATGAAGGGCCTGCCGCTGACCTATTCCAAGGATATGCAGGAAGACAAGGAAGCAGTGTTCGACGCCGCCGAGACACTCGACCTGATGCTGGCTGCGATGACCGGCATGGTCGGCGACATGACCATCAACGAACAGGCGATGAAAAAGGCCGCCGGCTCGGGCTATTCGACCGCCACCGACCTTGCCGACTGGCTGGTGCGCACGCTCGGCATGCCTTTCCGCGAGGCGCATCACGTCACCGGCCGTGCCGTAGCTTTGGCCGAAAGCAAGAAGGTCGGGCTCGAGAAACTCGCGCTTGAGGACCTCAAGTCGATCCATGATGGCATCACAGACGACATCTTCTCGGTTCTGTCGGTGCAAAATTCGGTGAAGAGCCGCACCTCCTTCGGCGGCACAGCGCCGGCAGAGGTGAAGAAACAGATCCGCTACTGGAAGAAACGTTTGATGAAAGCTTGA
- the tlpA gene encoding thiol:disulfide interchange protein TlpA has translation MSDRRKMFPAPRHILIAAVAGVIAGAVAVYVSTTRPGNNTPQPTVAVDSSASPDDKLCAAKAEKAKAVAAAATGHVAAMMPADPPQSLKTLAFNDPQGKPMTIADHAGRTLLVNLWATWCAPCRAEMPALDALEREMGGEEFEVVAVNVDTGDDTKPKKFLEEIGVSSLGHYRDNTLAVFNDLKKRGLALGLPVTLLVDGEGCLLANMNGPAEWASPDARKLIEAALAK, from the coding sequence ATGTCGGACCGCAGAAAAATGTTTCCAGCCCCACGCCATATACTGATTGCCGCCGTTGCGGGCGTGATCGCCGGCGCGGTCGCGGTATATGTCAGCACGACCCGTCCTGGCAACAACACGCCGCAGCCCACGGTCGCCGTCGACTCCTCTGCGAGCCCCGACGACAAGCTGTGTGCGGCGAAGGCTGAAAAGGCGAAGGCCGTCGCAGCCGCCGCGACGGGCCATGTCGCGGCGATGATGCCGGCCGACCCGCCGCAGTCGCTGAAGACGCTCGCCTTCAACGATCCCCAGGGCAAGCCGATGACCATCGCCGACCATGCCGGTCGCACGCTTCTGGTCAATCTGTGGGCCACCTGGTGCGCGCCGTGCCGTGCCGAGATGCCGGCGCTCGACGCGCTGGAGCGTGAGATGGGCGGCGAGGAGTTCGAGGTCGTGGCCGTCAATGTCGACACTGGCGACGACACCAAGCCGAAGAAGTTCCTCGAAGAGATCGGCGTCTCCTCACTCGGCCATTACCGCGACAACACGCTCGCCGTGTTCAATGACCTGAAGAAGCGCGGCCTGGCGCTCGGCCTGCCCGTCACGCTGTTGGTCGACGGTGAAGGCTGCCTGCTTGCCAACATGAACGGCCCCGCCGAATGGGCCAGCCCCGACGCCAGGAAGCTGATCGAGGCCGCGCTCGCCAAATAG
- the ugpA gene encoding sn-glycerol-3-phosphate ABC transporter permease UgpA, with product MSPRVVFPNKILPYLLVAPQLAITLVFFYWPASQALRQSMLREDPFGLSSKFVWFDNFKKVLSDPNYLNSIQVTAIFSVSVAAVAMGTALLLAVMAEKVVRSRNLYRTLMIWPYAVAPAIAGMLWLFLFNPSIGSLAYGLRWLGINWDPLLDGEQAMALVVAAASWKQISYNFLFFVAGLQAIPKTLIEAAAIDGAGENKRFWTIVFPLLAPTTFFLLVVNTVYAFFDTFGIIHAVTGGGPGKATETLVYKVYNDGFVNLILGDSAAQSVILMVIVIALTAIQFRYVEKKVHYG from the coding sequence TTGTCCCCACGCGTCGTCTTTCCCAACAAGATCCTGCCCTACCTGCTGGTCGCGCCGCAGCTGGCGATCACGCTGGTGTTCTTCTACTGGCCGGCGAGCCAGGCGCTGCGCCAGTCGATGCTGCGCGAGGATCCGTTCGGCCTGTCGTCGAAATTCGTCTGGTTCGACAATTTCAAGAAGGTGCTGTCGGACCCCAACTATCTCAACTCGATCCAGGTCACGGCGATCTTTTCGGTCTCGGTGGCAGCCGTTGCCATGGGTACTGCATTGCTGCTCGCCGTCATGGCCGAGAAGGTGGTGCGCAGCCGCAACCTCTACCGCACGCTGATGATCTGGCCCTATGCGGTGGCACCGGCCATTGCCGGCATGCTGTGGCTGTTCCTGTTCAACCCGTCGATCGGCTCGCTCGCCTATGGCCTGCGCTGGCTCGGCATCAACTGGGACCCGCTGCTCGATGGCGAGCAGGCGATGGCGCTGGTGGTTGCCGCCGCATCTTGGAAGCAGATCAGCTATAATTTCCTGTTTTTCGTTGCCGGCCTGCAGGCCATCCCCAAGACGCTGATCGAGGCGGCGGCCATCGACGGCGCCGGCGAGAACAAGCGCTTCTGGACCATCGTCTTCCCGCTGCTTGCGCCGACCACCTTCTTCCTGCTGGTGGTCAACACCGTCTACGCCTTCTTCGACACCTTCGGCATCATCCATGCCGTGACCGGCGGCGGGCCGGGCAAGGCCACCGAGACGCTGGTCTACAAGGTCTACAATGACGGCTTCGTCAATCTGATCCTCGGCGACTCCGCGGCCCAGTCGGTGATCCTGATGGTCATCGTCATTGCGCTCACCGCCATCCAGTTCCGCTATGTCGAGAAGAAGGTGCATTATGGCTGA
- a CDS encoding lipoprotein, with amino-acid sequence MTAGRILVTLGLIAAVGMASACGRKGDLDTPYDAAVQAQKDAQKAGQPAGAAPVKPVEDKPFILDPLL; translated from the coding sequence ATGACCGCTGGCAGGATTCTGGTGACGCTCGGGCTGATTGCGGCGGTTGGCATGGCTTCGGCCTGCGGCCGCAAGGGCGACCTCGACACCCCCTATGATGCTGCCGTGCAGGCGCAGAAAGACGCCCAGAAGGCCGGCCAGCCAGCCGGCGCTGCGCCGGTGAAACCGGTCGAGGACAAGCCTTTCATCCTCGACCCGCTGCTCTGA
- the lysA gene encoding diaminopimelate decarboxylase — MNHFDYRDGVLHAEDVALTDIAAAVGTPFYCYSTATLTRHFQVFSKAFADLDSLVCYALKANSNQAVLKTLAKLGAGADTVSEGEMRRALAAGIPAEKIVFSGVGKTAREMDFALQAGILCFNVESEPELELLSARAVANGKTAPVSLRINPDVDAKTHKKISTGLAENKFGIPRQRAREVYARAAALPGIKVTGIDMHIGSQITELQPFDDAFALMAELVETLKADGHEIDHVDLGGGLGIPYKTDNNPPPLPDAYAQIAHKHVGKLGLKVMFEPGRLIVGNAGILVSEVIFVKEGDAKNFLIVDAAMNDLIRPTLYDAYHDIRPVMQPAANTPRMTVDIVGPVCETGDYLGLDRDLPRLKAGDLIAVGTAGAYGAVQAGTYNTRLLIPEVLVDGDRFHVVRKRQSYDELIGLDSIPDWLA; from the coding sequence GTGAACCATTTCGACTATCGTGACGGCGTCCTCCACGCCGAAGACGTGGCGCTGACCGATATCGCCGCTGCCGTCGGCACTCCATTCTACTGCTATTCGACCGCGACGCTGACGCGCCACTTCCAGGTCTTCTCCAAGGCTTTCGCCGATCTCGACTCGCTGGTCTGCTACGCGCTCAAGGCCAACTCCAACCAGGCCGTATTGAAGACGCTGGCAAAGCTTGGCGCCGGCGCCGACACGGTTTCGGAAGGCGAGATGCGGCGTGCGCTGGCCGCCGGCATCCCGGCTGAAAAGATCGTTTTTTCGGGCGTCGGCAAGACGGCGCGCGAAATGGACTTCGCGCTGCAGGCCGGCATTCTCTGCTTCAACGTCGAATCCGAGCCCGAGCTCGAATTGCTGTCGGCGCGCGCTGTAGCCAACGGCAAGACGGCACCAGTGTCGCTGCGCATCAACCCCGATGTCGACGCCAAGACGCACAAGAAGATTTCGACCGGCCTTGCCGAGAACAAGTTCGGCATCCCGCGCCAGAGGGCGCGCGAAGTGTATGCCCGCGCAGCCGCCCTGCCCGGCATCAAGGTGACCGGCATCGACATGCATATCGGCAGCCAGATCACCGAGCTGCAGCCTTTCGACGACGCCTTTGCGCTGATGGCCGAACTCGTGGAAACGCTCAAGGCGGACGGCCACGAGATCGACCATGTCGATCTCGGCGGTGGCCTCGGCATTCCCTACAAGACCGACAACAACCCGCCGCCGCTGCCCGACGCCTATGCCCAGATCGCGCACAAGCATGTCGGTAAGCTCGGCCTCAAGGTGATGTTCGAGCCCGGCCGGCTGATCGTCGGCAATGCCGGCATCCTGGTATCGGAAGTCATCTTCGTGAAGGAAGGCGACGCCAAGAACTTCCTGATCGTCGACGCGGCGATGAACGACCTGATCAGGCCGACACTCTACGACGCCTATCACGACATCCGCCCGGTGATGCAGCCGGCGGCCAACACGCCGCGCATGACCGTCGACATCGTCGGGCCGGTCTGCGAGACCGGCGACTATCTCGGCCTCGATCGCGACCTGCCCAGGCTGAAGGCTGGCGACCTGATCGCCGTCGGCACGGCCGGCGCCTATGGCGCTGTGCAGGCAGGCACCTACAACACGCGGCTGTTGATCCCCGAAGTGCTTGTCGACGGCGACCGTTTCCATGTCGTGCGCAAGCGCCAGAGCTATGACGAACTGATCGGGCTCGATTCCATTCCCGATTGGCTTGCCTGA
- the ugpE gene encoding sn-glycerol-3-phosphate ABC transporter permease UgpE, which translates to MIGQSVTGIYIAHAILILGIVIVAFPIYYTFVASTHSLQTILRPPLPLVPGDRFLENYSEALFGGVGRIGGVSVATLLFNTTIVALGIAIGKIIISLLSAYAIVFFRFPLRMVFFWLIFITLMLPVEVRILPTYKVMVDLGLIDTYTGLIVPLIASATATLLFRQFFLTIPGELVEAARVDGAGPWRFFWDILLPLSRTNIAALFVILFIYGWTQYLWPLLVTNRNDMNTIVIALRKMISFADADTEWHLVMVTSMLAIVPPILVVVLMQRWFIRGLVDTEK; encoded by the coding sequence ATGATCGGTCAGTCGGTAACAGGCATTTATATCGCGCACGCCATCCTGATCCTCGGCATCGTGATCGTGGCGTTCCCGATCTACTACACCTTCGTTGCCTCGACCCATTCGCTGCAGACCATCCTGCGCCCGCCGCTGCCGTTGGTGCCCGGCGACCGTTTCCTTGAGAATTATTCCGAGGCACTGTTTGGTGGTGTCGGCCGCATTGGCGGGGTCAGCGTCGCGACGCTTTTGTTCAATACCACCATCGTTGCGCTCGGCATCGCCATCGGCAAGATCATCATTTCCCTGCTGTCGGCCTATGCGATCGTGTTCTTCCGCTTTCCGCTGCGGATGGTGTTTTTCTGGCTGATCTTCATCACGCTGATGCTGCCGGTCGAGGTCCGCATCCTGCCGACCTACAAGGTGATGGTCGATCTCGGCCTGATCGATACCTATACCGGGCTGATCGTGCCGCTGATCGCCTCGGCGACCGCGACTCTTTTGTTCCGCCAGTTCTTCCTGACCATTCCGGGCGAGCTGGTCGAAGCCGCGCGTGTAGACGGTGCCGGGCCGTGGCGCTTCTTTTGGGATATCCTGCTGCCGCTGTCGCGTACCAACATTGCGGCGCTGTTCGTCATTCTGTTCATCTATGGCTGGACGCAATATCTCTGGCCGCTGCTCGTCACCAACCGCAACGACATGAACACCATCGTCATTGCGCTGAGAAAGATGATCTCGTTTGCCGATGCCGATACCGAATGGCATCTGGTGATGGTCACCTCAATGCTGGCCATCGTGCCACCCATACTGGTCGTTGTGCTGATGCAGCGCTGGTTCATCCGCGGCCTCGTCGATACGGAGAAATAA
- the ugpC gene encoding sn-glycerol-3-phosphate ABC transporter ATP-binding protein UgpC: MATVDLKDVRKVYAGGVEAVKGVSIAIPDKALCVLVGPSGCGKSTLLRMIAGLETISAGTCAIDGKVVNTIGPTERDIAMVFQNYALYPHMKVYDNMAYGLRNRGMPKDEVDKRVRSTAKTLELEHLLERRPRELSGGQRQRVAMGRAIVRNPKVFLFDEPLSNLDAKLRGQMRVEIKNLQRQLGVTSVYVTHDQLEAMTLADVLVVMNGGLVEQLGAPLDIYEKPASTFVASFIGAPPMNLLPLRGGQLEDAITLPEVSGNATTIGFRPEDCEVGADGAASTDGLRLMARVEGVEPVGSESFLYCAAGGGKIVVRVAGRTEVLVGDQLPIFARREKLHFFGSDGKRVG, translated from the coding sequence ATGGCAACCGTCGATCTCAAGGACGTACGCAAGGTCTATGCCGGCGGGGTCGAAGCGGTGAAGGGCGTGTCCATCGCCATTCCCGACAAGGCGCTGTGCGTGCTGGTCGGTCCCTCGGGCTGCGGCAAGTCCACGCTTTTGCGCATGATCGCCGGGCTCGAGACCATCTCGGCCGGCACCTGCGCCATCGACGGCAAGGTGGTCAACACCATCGGCCCGACCGAGCGCGACATCGCTATGGTGTTCCAGAACTATGCGCTCTACCCGCATATGAAGGTCTACGACAACATGGCCTACGGCCTGCGCAACCGCGGCATGCCGAAGGACGAGGTCGACAAGCGGGTGCGCTCGACGGCCAAGACGCTGGAGCTCGAGCATCTGCTCGAACGCCGCCCACGCGAATTGTCGGGTGGGCAGCGCCAGCGCGTCGCCATGGGTCGCGCCATCGTGCGTAATCCCAAGGTCTTCCTGTTCGACGAGCCGCTGTCCAACCTCGACGCCAAGCTGCGCGGCCAGATGCGCGTCGAGATCAAGAACCTGCAGCGTCAGCTCGGCGTCACCTCAGTCTATGTCACCCACGACCAGCTCGAGGCAATGACACTGGCCGACGTGCTGGTGGTGATGAATGGCGGGCTGGTCGAACAGCTCGGCGCGCCGCTCGACATCTATGAAAAGCCGGCTTCGACCTTCGTCGCCTCCTTCATCGGCGCACCGCCGATGAACCTTCTGCCGCTGCGCGGCGGCCAGCTCGAAGACGCCATCACGCTGCCTGAAGTATCAGGCAATGCGACAACGATTGGCTTTAGGCCCGAGGACTGCGAGGTCGGCGCCGATGGCGCGGCCTCGACCGATGGTCTCAGGCTGATGGCCAGGGTCGAAGGCGTCGAGCCGGTGGGATCAGAGAGTTTTCTCTACTGCGCCGCCGGCGGTGGCAAGATCGTGGTGCGGGTGGCCGGCCGGACCGAGGTGCTGGTCGGCGACCAGCTGCCGATCTTTGCACGGCGCGAAAAGCTGCATTTCTTCGGCAGCGACGGCAAGAGGGTGGGGTGA
- the ugpB gene encoding sn-glycerol-3-phosphate ABC transporter substrate-binding protein UgpB: MKTLGFAAGVAATMTLLSSTSAFAVTEISWWHAMTGANNEVVNQLSEEFNKSQSDYKIVPVFKGTYPETLNAGIAAFRAKQPPAIMQVFDAGTGTMMGAEGAIKPVADILSMGGQAFDKSQYLPGIVAYYSKPDGTMLSFPYNSSSPILYYNKDIFQKAGLDVDNPPKTWGEVWDAAKKIKSSGAAPCGFTSTWLTWIHTENFAAWNNLSYGTNENGIGGTDVELKINAPAFVKHFQELADLAKDGTFKYGGRTSEAKQIFLAGECGIFTESSGGLGDIVKSGMNYGTGQLPYEADAAGAPQNTIPGGASLWVFAGLPDEQYKGVAAFFNFLSQTPIQARLHQVSGYLPVTLAAYEETKKSGFYDKNPAREIPIKQMMGKAPTENSKGVRLVNLPQVRDIENEELEKMLAGQQTAQQALDNTVARGNKAIQEAIGN, from the coding sequence ATGAAGACCCTAGGCTTTGCGGCCGGTGTTGCCGCCACCATGACGCTGTTGTCCAGCACCTCCGCCTTCGCCGTCACCGAGATCTCATGGTGGCATGCCATGACCGGCGCGAACAACGAGGTCGTCAACCAGCTTTCCGAAGAGTTCAACAAGAGCCAGAGCGACTACAAGATCGTTCCGGTCTTCAAGGGCACATATCCCGAGACGCTGAACGCCGGCATCGCTGCCTTCCGCGCCAAGCAGCCGCCGGCAATCATGCAGGTCTTCGATGCCGGTACGGGCACGATGATGGGTGCCGAGGGCGCCATCAAGCCGGTCGCCGACATCCTGTCGATGGGCGGTCAGGCCTTCGACAAGAGCCAGTACCTGCCGGGCATCGTCGCCTACTACTCGAAGCCCGACGGCACCATGCTGTCGTTCCCCTACAACTCGTCCTCGCCGATCCTCTATTACAACAAGGACATCTTCCAGAAAGCCGGCCTCGACGTCGACAATCCACCCAAGACCTGGGGCGAGGTCTGGGACGCTGCCAAGAAGATCAAGTCGAGCGGTGCAGCCCCCTGCGGCTTCACCTCAACCTGGCTGACCTGGATCCACACCGAGAATTTCGCCGCCTGGAACAACCTGTCCTACGGCACCAATGAAAACGGCATCGGCGGCACCGATGTCGAGCTCAAGATCAACGCCCCTGCCTTCGTCAAGCATTTCCAGGAGCTCGCCGACCTCGCCAAGGACGGCACCTTCAAATATGGCGGCCGCACCTCCGAAGCCAAGCAGATCTTCCTTGCCGGCGAATGCGGTATCTTCACCGAATCCTCGGGTGGCCTCGGCGACATCGTCAAGTCGGGCATGAACTACGGCACCGGCCAACTGCCCTATGAGGCTGACGCAGCGGGTGCGCCGCAGAACACCATTCCGGGCGGCGCTTCGCTCTGGGTTTTTGCCGGCTTGCCTGACGAGCAGTACAAGGGTGTCGCTGCCTTCTTCAACTTCCTGTCGCAAACGCCGATCCAGGCCCGCCTGCACCAGGTTTCGGGCTACCTGCCGGTCACGCTTGCTGCCTATGAGGAGACCAAGAAGTCGGGCTTTTACGACAAGAACCCGGCCCGCGAGATCCCGATCAAGCAGATGATGGGCAAGGCGCCTACCGAAAACTCGAAGGGCGTCCGCCTCGTCAACCTGCCGCAGGTACGCGACATCGAGAACGAAGAGCTCGAAAAGATGCTCGCCGGCCAGCAGACCGCCCAGCAGGCGCTCGACAACACCGTCGCACGCGGCAACAAGGCGATCCAGGAAGCGATCGGCAACTGA